From one Chryseobacterium culicis genomic stretch:
- a CDS encoding GEVED domain-containing protein — MRNFLLVGFLMAGFLSSAQTYCTPAFASGCSGGDVIDSFAIPGAGFDHPDTGCSTDAYGDYTSMTINLSAGLSYDFSVKHGYSDQNVRVWIDFNNDGTFDDAAPELVASASSTLVGANNITSGLITIPSTVTPGTYRMRVGDRFSSDPIPCNTDGYGEAHDYTVVIGAVPTCFAPSALTVSAVTANSAQVGWTAPSSAPGSGYEYYYSTSSTYPAASVVVSGTSSGLTANLPSLAAATTYHVWVRSVCSTSNKSAWSQMATFMTSCISVGVPYALDFESITPPDMPSCTSVVNDGSGNLWETGDLDAQGFTGNVLQYSYDYADNADTWFFTNGINLTAGVTYRIKYKYANAEGTVYVEKLKVAYGTSATGAGMTNTLADHSNIVSSTATSAFANFTPTTTGVYYFGFQAYSDANMNQLYVDDINIDVAPACSEPNALVVSNITAGGATVSWTAATPVPANGYDIYYSTTNTAPTATSTPNFTGITAATYTIPSLAPSTAYYVWVRSACSATSKSVWSDHATFTTLCSSVNLPYTIDFENVTVPDLPGCTVNVNAGTGNDWETMDPPSDSQGFTTNVLKYQYNSSNSGNAWFFTQGLNLTAGVQYTISYKYGNNSSTYVEKLKVAYGTSPDASAMTGSIADYPSINDEMAHTESITFTVPTTGVYFFGFNAYSDPDQYNLYIDDISINNANLATAETAVAKNNIQVYPNPFTDVLNISDIKNVKNVSVTDVTGRLVKTIANPESVIHLRDLMQGVYLITLEMKDGSKQTIKAIKK, encoded by the coding sequence ATGAGAAATTTTTTACTTGTTGGTTTCTTAATGGCCGGCTTTTTATCCTCCGCACAGACTTACTGTACGCCAGCGTTTGCTAGTGGGTGTAGTGGAGGGGACGTGATAGATTCTTTTGCAATTCCGGGTGCCGGATTTGATCATCCTGATACAGGTTGTTCTACTGATGCATATGGAGATTACACTTCAATGACAATTAACCTGAGTGCAGGTTTAAGTTATGATTTTAGCGTTAAACATGGGTATAGTGATCAGAATGTACGTGTTTGGATAGATTTTAATAACGACGGAACTTTTGATGATGCCGCTCCGGAACTTGTAGCGTCTGCAAGTAGTACTCTTGTAGGGGCAAACAATATTACCTCAGGGCTTATCACAATTCCTTCTACCGTTACTCCTGGTACTTACAGAATGAGAGTGGGAGACAGGTTCTCCAGTGATCCTATTCCTTGTAATACCGATGGATATGGAGAAGCTCATGATTATACAGTAGTTATTGGTGCGGTTCCAACTTGTTTTGCGCCGTCTGCTTTAACGGTATCTGCGGTTACAGCAAATTCTGCTCAGGTGGGATGGACTGCTCCATCTTCTGCCCCGGGCAGCGGATACGAATATTATTATTCAACCTCCAGTACATATCCTGCTGCTTCCGTAGTGGTTTCCGGAACAAGCAGTGGATTAACTGCCAATCTCCCTTCACTTGCAGCAGCCACTACTTACCATGTGTGGGTACGTTCTGTATGCAGTACTTCAAATAAGAGTGCGTGGTCTCAAATGGCAACATTTATGACATCCTGTATTTCTGTAGGGGTACCATATGCATTAGACTTCGAAAGTATAACTCCACCTGATATGCCGAGCTGTACTTCAGTAGTGAATGACGGTTCAGGAAATCTGTGGGAGACAGGTGATCTGGATGCTCAAGGATTTACAGGAAATGTCCTTCAGTACTCTTATGACTATGCCGATAATGCGGATACCTGGTTTTTTACCAACGGTATTAACCTTACTGCAGGAGTAACTTATAGAATTAAATATAAATATGCAAATGCAGAAGGAACTGTATACGTAGAAAAACTAAAGGTAGCCTACGGAACTTCAGCTACAGGCGCAGGAATGACCAATACATTAGCAGATCACTCAAATATTGTTAGCAGTACAGCAACAAGTGCTTTTGCAAACTTCACACCCACTACCACAGGAGTTTATTATTTTGGATTCCAGGCATATTCTGATGCGAATATGAATCAATTATATGTGGATGATATTAATATAGATGTAGCACCAGCTTGTAGTGAGCCTAATGCCTTAGTTGTTTCAAATATTACGGCCGGAGGAGCTACGGTTTCCTGGACGGCAGCTACTCCTGTGCCTGCAAACGGATATGATATTTATTACAGCACAACGAATACAGCACCTACAGCTACAAGTACACCTAATTTTACAGGAATTACGGCGGCTACTTATACTATTCCTAGCTTAGCGCCTTCCACAGCTTATTATGTGTGGGTAAGATCTGCATGCAGTGCAACAAGCAAAAGTGTATGGAGTGATCATGCGACCTTTACAACATTATGTTCAAGCGTGAATCTTCCTTACACAATAGATTTTGAAAACGTTACTGTTCCAGATCTGCCTGGTTGTACAGTCAATGTTAATGCAGGAACAGGAAATGATTGGGAAACAATGGACCCTCCTTCTGATAGCCAGGGCTTCACTACCAATGTGTTAAAATATCAGTATAACTCTTCCAATTCTGGCAATGCATGGTTCTTTACACAAGGATTGAATTTGACAGCAGGAGTGCAGTATACCATCAGTTATAAGTATGGTAATAACTCATCAACTTATGTTGAGAAATTGAAAGTTGCCTATGGAACATCACCAGATGCATCAGCGATGACAGGATCTATAGCAGATTATCCTTCAATTAATGATGAAATGGCTCATACAGAATCTATAACATTTACAGTTCCTACAACAGGAGTATATTTCTTTGGATTTAATGCTTATTCAGATCCGGATCAGTATAATCTGTATATAGATGATATTAGTATTAACAACGCGAATCTGGCAACAGCTGAAACGGCTGTAGCGAAAAATAATATTCAGGTTTATCCTAATCCGTTTACAGACGTATTGAATATCTCCGATATTAAAAATGTGAAAAATGTATCAGTAACAGATGTTACAGGAAGATTGGTAAAAACAATTGCAAACCCTGAATCTGTGATTCATTTAAGAGATTTAATGCAGGGTGTTTATTTAATAACACTGGAAATGAAAGACGGATCTAAACAAACGATCAAGGCGATTAAAAAATAA
- a CDS encoding ion transporter — translation MEREHNLIPEDTLWKRFLYRIIYRSDTKLGKLFDIILLSLILASTAIIMMESVPKLDKRFHYTFLILEWVISIFFTMEYSMRIAVVKNKRNYIFSFFGVIDFLALVPFFLSFFFPITKYFLIFRMLRMLRIFRIFNLLDFMNDGYLIVRALKNSSRKIYIFLLFLIIFSVIVGSLMFMVEGGRQGFETIPQSIYWAVVTVTTVGYGDVSPITPLGKFFAVVLMLAGYSIIAVPTGIVTAEMRNKRQNLELECERCGNEDIDDDARYCKKCGKKLA, via the coding sequence ATGGAAAGAGAACATAATCTTATTCCTGAGGACACTCTTTGGAAAAGATTCCTTTACCGGATAATTTATCGCTCCGATACGAAGCTTGGAAAACTGTTCGACATCATATTATTGTCTTTAATTCTGGCAAGTACTGCTATTATTATGATGGAAAGTGTCCCAAAACTTGATAAAAGATTCCATTATACTTTTTTGATACTTGAATGGGTGATCTCCATTTTCTTCACTATGGAATATTCTATGCGGATTGCGGTGGTAAAAAATAAACGGAATTATATATTCAGTTTTTTCGGGGTTATTGATTTTCTGGCGCTGGTTCCTTTTTTCCTTAGCTTTTTCTTCCCCATCACCAAATACTTTCTGATTTTCAGAATGTTGAGAATGCTGAGGATTTTCAGGATTTTCAATTTGCTGGATTTCATGAATGATGGATATTTAATTGTAAGGGCTTTAAAAAACAGTTCGAGAAAAATTTATATCTTCCTTTTGTTCCTGATTATTTTTTCAGTCATTGTAGGCTCCCTTATGTTCATGGTAGAAGGCGGAAGACAAGGCTTTGAAACAATCCCCCAATCCATTTACTGGGCAGTGGTTACGGTAACCACTGTAGGGTATGGTGATGTATCGCCTATTACGCCTTTAGGGAAGTTTTTTGCGGTTGTTCTGATGCTGGCCGGTTATTCCATTATCGCAGTTCCCACTGGTATTGTAACCGCAGAAATGAGAAACAAAAGACAAAACCTTGAACTGGAGTGCGAACGCTGCGGAAATGAAGATATTGATGATGATGCAAGGTATTGTAAGAAATGTGGCAAGAAATTAGCTTAA